A single Sulfurimonas crateris DNA region contains:
- a CDS encoding endonuclease III domain-containing protein, with the protein MNKIYNIYKTLYKNYGPQGWWPITGYGYHKLDYTFPRDEREIFEVCLGSILTQNTTFTSVVKSLENLHIKNAINAKAIESMNINELKEAIKPSGYFNQKTRYILEFIKFYNSLGGATPSREALLDIVGIGEETADSMLLYGYNQPEFKVDAYTKRLMLELGLIDEKTKYAEIKSMMESSIRECVKDERELLTIYQEFHALIVKHGKEFYSKKPYGVGCFLKR; encoded by the coding sequence ATGAACAAAATATATAACATCTACAAAACATTGTATAAAAATTATGGTCCGCAGGGTTGGTGGCCTATAACAGGCTATGGGTACCATAAACTAGACTACACTTTTCCAAGAGACGAGAGAGAGATTTTTGAGGTCTGCCTAGGCTCAATTCTTACCCAAAACACGACATTCACATCGGTTGTAAAATCTCTAGAAAATCTACATATAAAAAATGCCATAAACGCTAAAGCGATAGAATCAATGAATATAAATGAGCTAAAAGAAGCAATAAAACCATCAGGCTACTTCAACCAAAAAACAAGATATATTTTAGAATTTATCAAATTTTATAACTCTCTTGGAGGTGCTACCCCCTCGCGAGAAGCGCTTTTAGATATTGTTGGCATCGGTGAAGAGACGGCTGACTCCATGCTTCTCTACGGATATAATCAGCCAGAGTTTAAAGTGGATGCATACACAAAAAGGCTTATGCTTGAGCTTGGTCTAATAGATGAAAAAACAAAATATGCAGAGATAAAAAGTATGATGGAGAGCTCTATAAGAGAGTGTGTGAAAGATGAGAGAGAACTGCTCACCATCTATCAGGAGTTTCATGCCCTGATAGTTAAACACGGCAAAGAGTTCTACTCTAAAAAGCCCTACGGTGTAGGATGCTTTTTAAAGAGGTGA
- a CDS encoding ComEA family DNA-binding protein has translation MKLLSLLIIGTVLSFGAVDINKADKAELMGIKGVGEAKANAILEYRKANDCFSNIEELKEVKGFGDKFLENNRDAITASSCSK, from the coding sequence ATGAAGTTGTTGTCACTATTAATCATAGGTACCGTTCTGTCTTTTGGAGCGGTAGATATTAACAAGGCGGATAAAGCAGAACTGATGGGCATTAAAGGTGTCGGTGAGGCAAAAGCAAATGCTATTCTAGAGTACAGAAAAGCAAACGACTGTTTTAGCAATATAGAGGAGCTAAAAGAGGTCAAGGGGTTTGGCGATAAATTTTTAGAAAATAACAGAGATGCCATTACTGCAAGCAGCTGCAGCAAGTAG
- the tkt gene encoding transketolase, with protein sequence MGNNAMRQKMADTIRFLAADMVQAANSGHPGAPMGLSDIAVVLSEHLNHNPKNPSWLNRDRLVFSGGHATGLIYSLYYLWGYGLTIEDLKNFRQLDSKTPGHPEFGHTEGVEITTGPLGQGVANAVGFAMASKFMGAQLNSDTANVIDHNVYCLCGDGDLEEGVSYEACSIAGHNKLDNLILIYDSNRITIEGSTDLSISENIRMRFESQGWDVLECNGHDFNAIDTAITTAKTNKKPTIIIANTTIAKGGGKLEGSHHSHGAPLGNDVIAEAKSACGFDATKCFHVDEDVMARFRCAIEKGDLAEREWIHSLKTLPLMEQNETLDALQNPDFSRIQWPTFEKADATRNTNGKILNAIAKALPNFLGGSADLSPSNKTELVDMGVYPKGRNIYFGIREHAMASITNAIALYGPLMPFSATFFVFSDYLKPAARIAALTGIQHFFIWTHDSIGVGEDGPTHQPIEHLSQFRALPNFYVWRPADGHENVEAWKTALNMKKSPSAFVCSRQNLSLLPSAVKGSAAKGGYLLASDEGATITLMASGSEVELALKVKDALNEKGTKVDVVSVPCYDLFIEQEKAYIDSIIKPESKKVAIEAARGLEWYRLADEVIGMDTFGASAPADKLFAKFGFSVENILSTIK encoded by the coding sequence ATGGGTAATAATGCAATGCGTCAAAAAATGGCAGACACTATAAGATTTTTAGCGGCAGATATGGTTCAAGCGGCAAACTCAGGACATCCGGGCGCACCAATGGGTCTCTCAGACATTGCGGTTGTTTTAAGCGAACACTTAAACCACAATCCTAAAAACCCATCTTGGCTAAACCGTGACAGATTGGTATTCTCAGGCGGACACGCAACTGGACTTATCTACTCTCTTTATTACCTTTGGGGCTACGGTTTAACTATTGAAGATCTGAAAAACTTTCGCCAGTTAGACTCAAAAACTCCAGGGCATCCGGAATTTGGACATACAGAGGGTGTTGAGATAACAACAGGTCCTCTTGGACAGGGTGTTGCCAACGCTGTAGGTTTTGCTATGGCTTCAAAATTTATGGGCGCTCAGCTAAATTCTGACACTGCAAACGTTATAGATCACAATGTCTACTGTTTATGCGGAGACGGCGACTTAGAAGAGGGTGTAAGCTACGAGGCGTGTTCAATCGCAGGACATAACAAGCTTGACAATCTGATCCTTATCTATGACTCTAACCGCATTACGATAGAGGGTTCGACCGATCTGAGCATAAGTGAAAATATCCGCATGAGATTTGAGTCTCAAGGCTGGGATGTTTTAGAGTGCAACGGACACGATTTTAATGCGATTGACACTGCAATTACGACTGCAAAAACAAATAAAAAACCGACGATAATAATTGCAAATACTACTATTGCCAAAGGCGGCGGAAAGCTTGAGGGTTCTCACCACTCTCACGGTGCTCCTCTTGGAAATGATGTTATTGCCGAGGCAAAGAGCGCTTGTGGATTTGATGCGACAAAATGTTTTCATGTAGATGAAGATGTTATGGCTCGTTTTAGATGTGCGATCGAGAAGGGTGACTTAGCGGAGCGTGAGTGGATACACTCTCTTAAAACACTTCCGCTAATGGAACAAAACGAGACGTTAGATGCTCTTCAAAACCCGGATTTTTCAAGAATCCAGTGGCCGACTTTTGAGAAAGCCGATGCTACAAGAAACACAAACGGAAAAATATTAAACGCTATTGCAAAAGCTCTTCCAAACTTTTTAGGCGGAAGTGCGGATTTAAGTCCGTCAAACAAAACAGAGCTTGTCGATATGGGCGTTTATCCAAAGGGAAGAAATATCTACTTTGGTATCCGTGAACATGCTATGGCTTCAATTACAAATGCTATCGCTCTTTACGGACCGCTAATGCCATTCTCTGCGACATTCTTTGTCTTCTCGGACTACCTAAAGCCTGCTGCAAGAATTGCCGCTTTAACGGGAATACAGCACTTCTTTATCTGGACGCATGACAGCATCGGTGTAGGTGAAGATGGACCAACTCACCAGCCGATCGAGCACTTAAGCCAGTTCCGCGCGCTTCCGAACTTCTACGTTTGGAGACCGGCAGACGGGCACGAGAACGTCGAGGCGTGGAAAACAGCTTTAAATATGAAAAAATCTCCGTCAGCTTTTGTCTGTTCACGTCAAAATCTCTCACTTCTGCCATCGGCTGTAAAAGGGAGCGCAGCTAAAGGCGGCTACCTTCTTGCAAGTGATGAGGGAGCGACTATTACCTTAATGGCATCAGGTTCGGAAGTGGAACTAGCTCTTAAGGTCAAAGATGCTCTAAATGAAAAGGGAACCAAAGTAGATGTTGTCTCTGTTCCGTGTTACGATCTCTTCATTGAGCAGGAGAAAGCATATATAGACTCGATCATTAAGCCAGAGAGTAAAAAAGTGGCTATCGAAGCGGCTCGCGGCTTAGAGTGGTACCGCCTTGCAGATGAGGTTATCGGAATGGATACATTCGGTGCCTCTGCTCCTGCAGATAAGCTCTTTGCAAAGTTCGGCTTCTCTGTAGAAAATATTCTCTCTACTATCAAATAA